The Branchiostoma floridae strain S238N-H82 chromosome 3, Bfl_VNyyK, whole genome shotgun sequence genomic sequence AATGATATAAAATCATTCTGGTAGCACGACGAACTAGTAAAATCTACACAATGATCGAGCAAAGCATTTTTCGGTGGCGCTCTGTTTCAGCAGCGACCTGTGTTATAGTTAGTGTGTATCACAGGTGTTCCTTTCTATGATGGAATGTACATGAACAACAACTTACGACGCATGAGTCTCCCCCCTGAGACAGAGAGTCATAGCCGGCACAGACCATGTTATACGAGTCGTAGCTGCTCTGCCAGGCAGCGCTGCAGTAGCTGTTGGGCTTGATGAGTACTCGGGCTTGCTTTAGCGCCGTCGCCATTACCTCAGTACCTGTTTGAATATTGAATCTTGGTGTATAGGGTCGCATTTTATTTCGTTTATTTCGATATCTTTTATAGACTTACAGACATTGAGAACATAAGATTAAAAGAAACATATATGatagaaatatacatacatactagAAACATCATAACATAAAATATGCTTATCAACTAGCTATTAACTagcttgtgaaaaaaaatgttccatTGTCTTTTTAAATTAGAAGAACCTGAAAGAGATTTGATGTTTGGTTGCAGCGTTGCAGGTATCGGAACGTAAGCAGGTGAGACTTTGCTTGTATGTGAaggaaaactccaatatcctatgATTCAAAGTCTACGAGTATCAAAACAAATGACCTTGAGAGTTGTACCCAATAGCGCCCCAGCCCGTCACGTAACAGTCGGTGTTGTCTGGCGTCATGCTGGTTGGCAGGCAGATGGAGTTGACCTTCTGGGACATGGTGACGGGACGGTCGAGCTTCAGCAGGGCGATGTCGTTATAAGGATGAGGTGTGTGGCGGTACTGCTCGTGTTTGATAACCCTGATGACGTTCCTCTCCTGTTCGGCACTACCGTCCACCTGGTGTAGGCCGAGCTTGATTTTCCAGTAGGAGGGAGCGCCGTACCTAGATGGAAAGATAGGGTTAGGGCCTACAGGTGCCCGCTAGGAGTATAGCCCTGACTGGGCTaggaagccacaaatttgtccagGTCAATTGTCGGACACAGGGGGTACCTCTAATTTTTTTGATGGGTAGTCCGCGGTGGATATTTGTCGCCGGGTCCGGTGTTTATTTCAATTGCGTATCTAAAACAAATTCAGGCCCAGTCGTgacccaaaatagcccggtagccgcAGGATGTCCCACGGGGTTAAGTAACTGTCACACTGTCACAGTAAGTAAAATGCAAAAATAGCCATTAAACTACCCCAGATCATACAAAGAAAATCACATGACTTATACAATCGCGCCTTTATAGTACATTAGCCTTGAAGCAGACACAGTAAAAGAGGTTAACACATTTGTTATGAGTACATCTAACCCAGGTCACACTTACTCGTGTATACAATGTGCCGCTGTGAGAACCCACTGATCAGAGATGAGTGACCCGCCGCAGAAGTGGATCCCGTTGGCCAGGATGAGCCGCAGACTAACCTGCCACGGCCAGGAGTTGGCAGTAGCCTGGGCACCTCCCAGGATCTTACCACTAGTGGAGGGACTGATGGCCTGCCGTCCGCACTCGCCCGAGGAGCCTGTTGTACCACCAGTGCCGGTACCGGTACCTGTTCCGGTTCCTGTGTTACCTTATGGGCAATATAACAtgcctgttttttttacaaacatataCCTACCTACCCTGTCCCTGGACCTTCAGGTCGTTGGGGACAAGGTAG encodes the following:
- the LOC118412339 gene encoding chymotrypsin B-like encodes the protein MVACGDGNYVPESQWCDGQYYHCPNFADELSCSNTGTGTGTGTGTGGTTGSSGECGRQAISPSTSGKILGGAQATANSWPWQVSLRLILANGIHFCGGSLISDQWVLTAAHCIHEYGAPSYWKIKLGLHQVDGSAEQERNVIRVIKHEQYRHTPHPYNDIALLKLDRPVTMSQKVNSICLPTSMTPDNTDCYVTGWGAIGYNSQGTEVMATALKQARVLIKPNSYCSAAWQSSYDSYNMVCAGYDSLSQGGDSCVGDYGGPLACPSADRSSWEVTGVVSWGDNPCGANDTPTLYTRVYNFLGWITNKMATN